The genomic region CGGAGCTACCAAGAAGGTATAAAGAATCGTGTGGCCAGCTTGTGATGAACCAACACTTTGACTGACTAATTATTCGTGTTGGCGCTGGCGTGAGTCATAGTAGCCTCTGCTAACTCGGGTCGTTAAGTTTGCATTCTTCTGTAAAGATGTTCCAATTTTGTTTGGAAGAACACAATGTATATCAATACAATTATGTGCTTCTTGAAATTTTATGAACTTTTGTAATGTCAACATGTAGAAGCTGCTGAATTGTGGAAATTGTGTCGGCGAGATTATCAATATTTTCCCGAACTTTTTTTTACCATTCTTTACTTAATACGTGAAATGGCTTAGATTTGAATTTCATAAATGGCGACTTTGATATCAATTTAATCTCCTACTCTTCGGTGTAATTCTGTCGTTGAATAAAAAAAGGTTATGGATCTTACTTTGCTTTTTTAATATCGATTATAATTTTCTTCGCACTATGAAGCATTTTGTTTTTTAGTGATATGAGCCATGTCGATTATAATTTTCTTCACACTACTAGGCATTTCTATTAATATTGTGTACGAGTTGTTTGTCGTCCACATtcgtttaatttttaatctccaTGTAGAATATGCTGTCAAATTCcgatattttttcaattttcaaacaaTTAATAGAATTATGTTAATTATCAGTTGTCTATCGTTCACATtcgtttagttttttaatttttctatagattatgttttgaaattctgcttttttttcaattctccAACAATCAACAGTTGTTAGTCGTCCACGTTTGTCGACAATAACACAGATTGCTGATCTCCTTATGGAATGCAACTTTTTTCGCATTTGTAAGAAGGTGAGGTAGGATATAGGATTCATGTCATGGGGACTCATGTAGCATATTGGattgggaaaaaaaatgtaGCATATTTGCATTCCAATTTCAGAAATTAAATTTCCATATTCTCACGCGTAATTACTCTCCACTTTCCCGCACGTGCTAGAAGAAGACCTGGCGGCTTCCCTCTCTTCTCATCGCAGactcttcttcgtcttctccgcgGTCTCGTCTTTCAGACCAAGCAGCTTTTGGCTGGTTCGTTTCTCCACTCGTTTTTCCAAAAGCATCGAATCCTGCATTCAAGTTTCTCCCTTTCTCTGATGAATGGGATGGTAGTGATCCCGTTGACACttggaaattttggattttgatttgctTCCACAGGTAATGCCGCCCTAATTTTCTCTCTGTTTTACCCATTGATTATCTCTGTATTGAgatcatttttatttaattccGTTTTTATAGATTTTTGGGTTCTATGTGTTTTTACTCGATTTTTAGTAGATTGATGATAAGCTGTTGAAATTTGTTTGAATAATTGAATTGGGTTTAATTTATTGAGTTTGTTTGCATGGTTTTCCATTGAATTGATGTTGATCCGGTGCAAAATCTGCCAACTTTGGAAATTGTTGACTTGTTTGTAATGCCCAAAGTACTGGATTTTTCCAGTTTCTACTAGCTAATCTTTGCTTTCCATGCTTAATTGTAGTGGCAATTACTGATTGATTAGTGAAAATCCAAAATATTGATCTGAATTTTTACTTGTATAGATGATGTCGTGACAAATCCCGAAAAGATGGCAGATTGGTGTTTGACATGGATGGATCTTggtttttcttctgttttgtgATAAACCCAGATGGAAGGTTTAACAATTCTGGATGGCTAATTGTGTGGTGAGGATTTCTTTAAAGTTGGCTTCTTAATTTTCATGGGGTACTTTGAACTTTGAGAACAAGAGCTTTCCTCGGTTTTCGTTAATTTATTGGGTATATGGAGCACCTTCCCGTTGAAGTCATAGGTAACATTCTATCCCGGCTAAAAGCTGCCCGAGATGTTGTGATTGCATCTGCGACGTGCAAGAAATGGAGAGAGGCTTGGCGGAATCACCTCCACACTCTTTCTTTCAATTCCAATGATTGGTCCGTCTATCATGATCTGACAACAAGTAGATTGGAAATTCTTATAACTCAAACAATATTCCAAACCACAGCATTGCAGTGTTTGTCAATTTTTATGGATGATGTTGATGAATTTTCAGCCGCCCCAGTGATTGCTTGGCTCATGTATACCCGGGACACCTTGCGGCAACTACATTATAATGTGAGGACTACTCCGAATGTGAATATCATTGAGAAATGCAGTCGGCAGAAGCTTGAAGTCTTGGCATTGGCTCATAATTCTGTAACAGGTGTTGAACCCAGTTATCAGAAATTTCCATGCTTGAAGTCACTTTCGCTAAGTTATGTCAGTATCTCAGCATTGGATTTGAGCCTTTTGCTTACCGCATGTCCAAAACTTCAGAATTTGGCTCTTATTAATCCTGATATTGCCATGTCAGATGCACAGGCAACTATGGAACTTAATAGTCCTTCACTGAAAAATATCTACTTGGAAGCTGTCAGTTTGGATAAGTTCATACTAGAGGCCGATAGCATTGAGAATCTGCACCTGAAAGATTGTACCCTTGAGGTTTTTGAGCTTATTGGTAAGGGGTCACTGAGTGTTTTGAAGATCGATGATGTTAGCGTCCTCCATCTCGATATTGGGGATAACACAGAGAATCTTCAGATTGTGGATGTTAGCAGCTTCACGATCATGTGGCCAAAGTTCTATAACATGATCTCAAAATCATCAAATTTAAAGAGGCTTCGGCTCTGGGGTGTTGTATTTGATGATGAGGATGAGGTGGTGGATTTGGAGACTGTTTCTGTTTGCTTCCCTCAGTTAACCCACTTATCATTAAGTTATGATTTAAGAGATGTTTGTGGCTTGCAGGGGTCATCTTCTTTGGAGAACGTGGTTGTGTTAGAACTCGGATGGACTATAATCAGCGAGCTCTTCTCCGACTGGGTAGCAGGACTTCTAGAAAGATGCCCTAATTTGAAGAAGTTGGTCATTTATGGGCTGGTCTCAGAAGCCAAATCCCATGAAGAGTGCCAAGTTTTAGCAAGCTTCACCTCGTCCATCGTCCGGCTGATGAGAAAATATCTGCATGTAGAGGTTCAGTTTGAATATGAATAAAAGTCCTGCTGACTGCATTGGTGTCTATTCAAATATTGGTTGCACATGATTGTACAATAAGGTACATGGCAGAACTTCACAAGAACACAGATTCTATCATCCTCATATTAATCTGAAAATGGAGACCCCTTAATTTCGTACAAGATTATGCGTGCAGCGTGGTGAGAAAATGTAAATTTACAGATtaattttgaaatcaatttGTCTGTTTATCTCTGGCTTGTGTTTGTTTCATAATATTCAAATGGAAATTTCATATGTTGAAGAttattttgggttgaagccGTTTATGGTACTCTATATGGCTACATTCCTGAATATGGTGCGTAGGTTTGGTATGATCTTGTCGCCCCCTTGCTTGAACAGGTGAGCTCCTCTACTTCCATAATTCAATGTCGGGTTGAGTTTTAATCACTACATGATTGAGTATGAAAAGTATACTTCATCACCTGTTTAGTCGAGATTAGAATAGAGATCCTCATACTGTGGATTGAATTTGTactttatattgtttgtttgaattatgatttcttgtattaATCTCTTTTTAGTTATCTCATAGTATGACTATGTAAAAAACGGGGTCATTTTTTGGACCGAAAATCTCAAATCCGTGCGTAGTCGCTTGGATTTGTGAGGACATGAACATTCCTGCACTTTGTGGCATTGAAACCACTCGGCAATGTTTCGCTTAAACTCAAGGGAACCTTCAGGTTGCAGTTGATGTTGCTAGGACCATAATCTGGTGTCTTGATCTTTCCGAACCTGGCTCTTACCCGAAGAGAAATCTTCACATCAATACTGTAAACACCAGCAGCAGTGTCCAAGTTAA from Pyrus communis chromosome 9, drPyrComm1.1, whole genome shotgun sequence harbors:
- the LOC137744063 gene encoding F-box/LRR-repeat protein At1g67190-like isoform X2, which codes for MEHLPVEVIGNILSRLKAARDVVIASATCKKWREAWRNHLHTLSFNSNDWSVYHDLTTSRLEILITQTIFQTTALQCLSIFMDDVDEFSAAPVIAWLMYTRDTLRQLHYNVRTTPNVNIIEKCSRQKLEVLALAHNSVTGVEPSYQKFPCLKSLSLSYVSISALDLSLLLTACPKLQNLALINPDIAMSDAQATMELNSPSLKNIYLEAVSLDKFILEADSIENLHLKDCTLEVFELIGKGSLSVLKIDDVSVLHLDIGDNTENLQIVDVSSFTIMWPKFYNMISKSSNLKRLRLWGVVFDDEDEGSSSLENVVVLELGWTIISELFSDWVAGLLERCPNLKKLVIYGLVSEAKSHEECQVLASFTSSIVRLMRKYLHVEVQFEYE
- the LOC137744063 gene encoding F-box/LRR-repeat protein At1g67190-like isoform X1; translation: MEHLPVEVIGNILSRLKAARDVVIASATCKKWREAWRNHLHTLSFNSNDWSVYHDLTTSRLEILITQTIFQTTALQCLSIFMDDVDEFSAAPVIAWLMYTRDTLRQLHYNVRTTPNVNIIEKCSRQKLEVLALAHNSVTGVEPSYQKFPCLKSLSLSYVSISALDLSLLLTACPKLQNLALINPDIAMSDAQATMELNSPSLKNIYLEAVSLDKFILEADSIENLHLKDCTLEVFELIGKGSLSVLKIDDVSVLHLDIGDNTENLQIVDVSSFTIMWPKFYNMISKSSNLKRLRLWGVVFDDEDEVVDLETVSVCFPQLTHLSLSYDLRDVCGLQGSSSLENVVVLELGWTIISELFSDWVAGLLERCPNLKKLVIYGLVSEAKSHEECQVLASFTSSIVRLMRKYLHVEVQFEYE